A region of Mauremys mutica isolate MM-2020 ecotype Southern chromosome 2, ASM2049712v1, whole genome shotgun sequence DNA encodes the following proteins:
- the TMEM106B gene encoding transmembrane protein 106B encodes MGKSFSHLPLHTCKEDGSDGGTASENMRNGLVHSESHSEDGRSGDVSQFPYVEFTGRDSVTCPTCQGTGRIPRGQENQLVALIPYSDQRLRPRRTKLYVTASVIVCLLLSGLAVFFLFPRSIDVEYIGVKSVYVSYETSRRIIYLNITNTLNITNNNYYSVEVANITAQVQFSKTVIGKARLNNITNIGPLDMKQIDYMVPTVIQDEMSYMFDYCTLPSIKVHNIVVMMQVTVTTSYFGHSEQISQERYQYVDCGGNTTYQMGQSEYLNVLQPPQ; translated from the exons ATGGGGAAATCCTTTTCTCACCTGCCTTTACATACGTGTAAGGAAGATGGCAGTGATGGAGGTACAGCATCTGAAAACATGAGGAATGGATTAGTTCACTCTGAATCCCATAGTGAAGATGGAAGAAGTGGGGATGTGTCACAGTTCCCATATGTGGAATTTACAGGAAGAGACAGTGTCACTTGTCCCACTTGCCAGGGAACAGGGAGAATTCCACGTG GGCAGGAAAACCAGCTCGTGGCACTGATTCCATACAGTGATCAGAGGCTGAGGCCAAGAAGAAC aaagcTTTATGTGACTGCTTCTGTAATAGTATGCTTACTCCTTTCTGGTCTGGCTGTATTCTTCTTATTTCCTCGTTCCATTGATGTCGAATACATTGGAGTGAAGTCAGTATATGTCAGTTATGAAACAAGTAGGCGCATAATATATCTAAATATTACG aacACCCTAAATATAACAAACAACAATTACTATTCTGTTGAAGTGGCAAACATTACAGCCCAAGTTCAGTTTTCAAAAACGGTTATTGGGAAGGCACGGCTAAACAATATCACCAACATTGGTCCACTGGATATGAAGCAG atTGATTATATGGTGCCCACAGTCATACAAGATGAAATGAGCTACATGTT TGATTACTGTACCTTGCCATCTATTAAAGTGCATAACATAGTAGTCATGATGCA AGTGACAGTGACAACCTCTTACTTTGGCCACTCTGAACAAATATCCCAGGAGAGATACCAGTATGTTGACTGTGGTGGAAACACGACTTATCAAATGGGCCAATCAGAATATTTAAACGTACTTCAACCTCCACAATAA